From Nicotiana tabacum cultivar K326 chromosome 22, ASM71507v2, whole genome shotgun sequence, one genomic window encodes:
- the LOC107766582 gene encoding uncharacterized protein LOC107766582 isoform X4, producing MMTTKVFNGASVFMSRNLVPPEQFDALHDALKHNGAQVFLCCDPSRNSSTDYHVISSPHHEKFGDLQAKGCNLIGPQCVLSCAKEQRPLPQQGFTCCLAMDGVKILASGFEMDEKVELGKLVSAMGGVLHTKASLDVSFVIVKNVLAAKYKWAVNKLKKPIVTINWLQQCWKEHRLVPQESFKVLPFSGLTICVTRIPIDERREMEKIILQNGGKYSPELTRKCSHLICNAPEGEKYKVAKRWGHIHTVTKRWFDQSVARRACLDEESYPVQAGSPNTMTTLRMTNQHSLEKGIRNLQGLSYLATPSNAEPVLCSGASDSYVEATLSQDMPDTPVLTKKEVNLAPAENPKSDYSAPVSTKNEQSGAPIEQEQNDCDGGVADDTQADDNDFYLADCRILIVGFNASEMRKLVNLVRKGGGSRYMSFGEKLTHIIAGNPSEKLLSCSEIKELRNLAALGVVHVVKSEWLQDCDREKKEVPVLRKHIAYDLLLPKDPIHCSNGAGTSTSMKRQGKSYGHTISSDEHAWRGTDSGCAMPSDKNKELENMNDIRTSLRENGVQHQPYSSNHKDEKLLNESGCAVNGRKPSSVFEGRRFCFSASFPVDRRAEIVEWVSQGGGVVVEDQTETNVHFTVECHGTLCSEKDGAAATFVSSHWIKSCLEDGCLLDVGSHILYSPLPCRVPFPAFQSFRFCVSQYDEKERQLLRNLCFTIGAKFAEKLTKRVTHLLCKFISGPKYEVACKWGIQPVTCEWIYECIKLNKIVSPDPFYPKEVTSEDREAGVCTTSQFPTQAVRMTSGDTSSQPQSQPQELINLRTEAFAGRSIANEEMKHSSRWNKKARLMVVEETNCSLTCVSNENNAFCGTNPPEKNMIGSTKEGSSAVPDVAAAIEDLLEQTSKVMEIIILLLDCLTTGRTGLRKKMIPTVIPEMQLQMCMITLVKHRQTLRLLDMQKTCLADK from the exons ATGATGACGACGAAGGTGTTCAATGGAGCGAGTGTGTTCATGTCGCGGAATCTCGTCCCGCCGGAGCAATTCGACGCGCTTCACGACGCGCTCAAGCACAACGGAGCTCAAGTCTTTCTCTGTTGCGACCCCTCCCGAAATTCTTCCACTGATTACCACGTCATTTCTTCTCCGCATCAT GAGAAGTTTGGGGATCTTCAAGCTAAGGGCTGCAACTTGATAG GTCCTCAGTGCGTGCTTTCTTGTGCTAAAGAACAGAGGCCACTACCTCAGCAGGGGTTTACTTGTTGCCTTGCAATGGATGGGGTCAAGATCCTGGCATCTGGTTTTGAGATGGATGAAAAG GTTGAACTTGGAAAGTTGGTGAGTGCTATGGGAGGGGTCCTGCATACTAAAGCTTCATTGGATGTGAGCTTTGTTATTGTGAAGAATGTTTTGGCTGCAAAGTACAAG TGGGCTGTAAACAAACTAAAGAAACCAATTGTCACTATTAATTGGCTTCAGCAATGCTGGAAAGAACACCGTCTTGTTCCTCAGGAGTCATTCAAAGTCCTTCCTTTTTCTGGGTTGACAATTTGTGTCACCAGAATTCCTATAG ATGAGCGGAGGGAGATGGAAAAGATTATCTTGCAAAATGGCGGAAAATACTCTCCTGAGCTGACCAGAAAGTGCTCACATTTAATTTGCAAT GCTCCAGAAGGTGAGAAATACAAGGTTGCCAAAAGATGGGGTCACATACATACTGTTACTAAGAGGTGGTTTGACCAATCTGTTGCAAGAAGAG CATGTCTTGATGAGGAATCATATCCTGTTCAGGCTGGTTCTCCAAATACTATGACCACCTTAAGAATGACAAATCAACATAGCCTGGAAAAGGGCATTAGAAACCTACAAGGGTTGTCCTACTTGGCTACGCCATCAAATGCAGAACCTGTTTTGTGCAGTGGAGCGTCTGATTCATATGTGGAAGCTACCCTCTCACAAGATATGCCTGATACTCCTGTGCTTACAAAGAAGGAGGTGAATTTAGCACCTGCTGAGAACCCAAAAAGTGATTACAGTGCTCCTGTCTCTACAAAGAATGAGCAGAGTGGAGCACCTATAGAGCAGGAACAGAATGACTGTGATGGTGGTGTTGCTGATGACACTCAAGCAGACGACAATGATTTTTATTTGGCAGATTGCAGAATACTAATCGTTGGTTTTAATGCATCTGAAATGCGAAAACTTGTCAACCTTGTCCGAAAAGGTGGTGGCTCTCGTTACATGTCTTTTGGTGAAAAGTTGACACACATAATAGCTGGAAATCCATCAGAGAA ACTATTATCTTGCAGTGAAATCAAAGAATTAAGAAATCTTGCGGCTTTGGGTGTCGTTCATGTGGTAAAATCAGAATGGCTGCAGGATTGTGACCGTGAGAAGAAAGAAGTTCCTGTTCTAAGGAAGCATATTGCTTATGATTTACTTCTTCCGAAAG ATCCTATTCACTGTAGTAACGGAGCTGGAACCAGCACGAGTATGAAAAGACAAGGAAAATCCTATGGGCATACTATATCTTCAGATGAACATGCATGGAGAGGCACAGATTCTGGATGTGCAATGCCatcagacaaaaacaaagaactAGAAAATATGAATGACATTAGAACTTCTTTGAGAGAGAATGGGGTTCAACATCAGCCATATTCTTCTAATCACAAAGATGAGAAGCTACTGAATGAATCTGGTTGTGCTGTTAATGGTAGAAAGCCATCTAGTGTGTTCGAGGGAAGGCGGTTTTGCTTTTCAGCTTCATTTCCCGTTGATCGG AGAGCTGAAATTGTTGAGTGGGTTAGTCAAGGGGGAGGAGTGGTGGTGGAAGATCAAACTGAAACAAATGTGCATTTCACTGTCGAGTGTCATGGTACGTTGTGCTCCGAGAAAGATGGTGCTGCGGCTACTTTTGTATCAAGTCACTGGATTAAGTCTTGTCTGGAG GATGGATGCTTGCTGGATGTTGGTAGTCACATCCTCTATTCTCCACTTCCATGCCGAGTTCCTTTCCCTGCATTCCAGAGTTTTCGCTTCTGTGTTTCGCAGTATGATGAGAAAGAAAGACAGTTGCTGAGAAATTTGTGTTTTACAATTGGAGCCAAATTTGCTGAGAAATTGACTAAAAGGGTCACACATTTGTTGTGTAAATTTATCAGTGGCCCTAAATATGAGGTTGCATGTAAGTGGGGAATACAACCAGTCACTTGTGAGTGGATTTATGAGTGTATCAAGCTG AACAAAATTGTTTCTCCAGATCCATTTTATCCTAAGGAAGTCACTTCTGAAGATCGAGAAGCTGGGGTATGCACAACAAGCCAGTTTCCCACACAAGCTGTTAGGATGACATCTGGTGATACCTCTTCCCAGCCTCAAAGCCAGCCCCAAGAACTCATAAATCTGAGAACTGAAGCTTTTGCTGGTAGAAGTATTGCAAATGAAGAAATGAAGCATTCAAGTAGATGGAATAAGAAGGCAAGGCTCATGGTGGTTGAAGAAACCAATTGTTCATTGACCTGCGTATCAAATGAAAATAATGCATTCTGCGGGACAAATCCCCCAGAAAAGAACATGATAGGAAGTACTAAAGAAGGTTCTTCTGCAGTTCCTGATGTAGCTGCTGCTATAGAGGATTTATTGGAGCAAACAAGCAAG GTCATGGAGATCATCATACTACTCTTGGATTGTCTAACGACTGGACGAACAG GTTTGAGAAAAAAGATGATTCCCACGGTCATTCCGGAGATGCAACTGCAAATGTGTATGATCACTTTAGTGAAACACAGACAGACTCTCAG GTTGTTGGATATGCAGAAGACTTGTCTGGCAGACAAATGA
- the LOC107766582 gene encoding uncharacterized protein LOC107766582 isoform X5, protein MDGVKILASGFEMDEKVELGKLVSAMGGVLHTKASLDVSFVIVKNVLAAKYKWAVNKLKKPIVTINWLQQCWKEHRLVPQESFKVLPFSGLTICVTRIPIDERREMEKIILQNGGKYSPELTRKCSHLICNAPEGEKYKVAKRWGHIHTVTKRWFDQSVARRACLDEESYPVQAGSPNTMTTLRMTNQHSLEKGIRNLQGLSYLATPSNAEPVLCSGASDSYVEATLSQDMPDTPVLTKKEVNLAPAENPKSDYSAPVSTKNEQSGAPIEQEQNDCDGGVADDTQADDNDFYLADCRILIVGFNASEMRKLVNLVRKGGGSRYMSFGEKLTHIIAGNPSEKLLSCSEIKELRNLAALGVVHVVKSEWLQDCDREKKEVPVLRKHIAYDLLLPKDPIHCSNGAGTSTSMKRQGKSYGHTISSDEHAWRGTDSGCAMPSDKNKELENMNDIRTSLRENGVQHQPYSSNHKDEKLLNESGCAVNGRKPSSVFEGRRFCFSASFPVDRRAEIVEWVSQGGGVVVEDQTETNVHFTVECHGTLCSEKDGAAATFVSSHWIKSCLEDGCLLDVGSHILYSPLPCRVPFPAFQSFRFCVSQYDEKERQLLRNLCFTIGAKFAEKLTKRVTHLLCKFISGPKYEVACKWGIQPVTCEWIYECIKLNKIVSPDPFYPKEVTSEDREAGVCTTSQFPTQAVRMTSGDTSSQPQSQPQELINLRTEAFAGRSIANEEMKHSSRWNKKARLMVVEETNCSLTCVSNENNAFCGTNPPEKNMIGSTKEGSSAVPDVAAAIEDLLEQTSKIHDQKSPSRIECDKELFTSGCNILAQGHGDHHTTLGLSNDWTNRFEKKDDSHGHSGDATANVYDHFSETQTDSQVVGYAEDLSGRQMIIDRVRTRSSGLT, encoded by the exons ATGGATGGGGTCAAGATCCTGGCATCTGGTTTTGAGATGGATGAAAAG GTTGAACTTGGAAAGTTGGTGAGTGCTATGGGAGGGGTCCTGCATACTAAAGCTTCATTGGATGTGAGCTTTGTTATTGTGAAGAATGTTTTGGCTGCAAAGTACAAG TGGGCTGTAAACAAACTAAAGAAACCAATTGTCACTATTAATTGGCTTCAGCAATGCTGGAAAGAACACCGTCTTGTTCCTCAGGAGTCATTCAAAGTCCTTCCTTTTTCTGGGTTGACAATTTGTGTCACCAGAATTCCTATAG ATGAGCGGAGGGAGATGGAAAAGATTATCTTGCAAAATGGCGGAAAATACTCTCCTGAGCTGACCAGAAAGTGCTCACATTTAATTTGCAAT GCTCCAGAAGGTGAGAAATACAAGGTTGCCAAAAGATGGGGTCACATACATACTGTTACTAAGAGGTGGTTTGACCAATCTGTTGCAAGAAGAG CATGTCTTGATGAGGAATCATATCCTGTTCAGGCTGGTTCTCCAAATACTATGACCACCTTAAGAATGACAAATCAACATAGCCTGGAAAAGGGCATTAGAAACCTACAAGGGTTGTCCTACTTGGCTACGCCATCAAATGCAGAACCTGTTTTGTGCAGTGGAGCGTCTGATTCATATGTGGAAGCTACCCTCTCACAAGATATGCCTGATACTCCTGTGCTTACAAAGAAGGAGGTGAATTTAGCACCTGCTGAGAACCCAAAAAGTGATTACAGTGCTCCTGTCTCTACAAAGAATGAGCAGAGTGGAGCACCTATAGAGCAGGAACAGAATGACTGTGATGGTGGTGTTGCTGATGACACTCAAGCAGACGACAATGATTTTTATTTGGCAGATTGCAGAATACTAATCGTTGGTTTTAATGCATCTGAAATGCGAAAACTTGTCAACCTTGTCCGAAAAGGTGGTGGCTCTCGTTACATGTCTTTTGGTGAAAAGTTGACACACATAATAGCTGGAAATCCATCAGAGAA ACTATTATCTTGCAGTGAAATCAAAGAATTAAGAAATCTTGCGGCTTTGGGTGTCGTTCATGTGGTAAAATCAGAATGGCTGCAGGATTGTGACCGTGAGAAGAAAGAAGTTCCTGTTCTAAGGAAGCATATTGCTTATGATTTACTTCTTCCGAAAG ATCCTATTCACTGTAGTAACGGAGCTGGAACCAGCACGAGTATGAAAAGACAAGGAAAATCCTATGGGCATACTATATCTTCAGATGAACATGCATGGAGAGGCACAGATTCTGGATGTGCAATGCCatcagacaaaaacaaagaactAGAAAATATGAATGACATTAGAACTTCTTTGAGAGAGAATGGGGTTCAACATCAGCCATATTCTTCTAATCACAAAGATGAGAAGCTACTGAATGAATCTGGTTGTGCTGTTAATGGTAGAAAGCCATCTAGTGTGTTCGAGGGAAGGCGGTTTTGCTTTTCAGCTTCATTTCCCGTTGATCGG AGAGCTGAAATTGTTGAGTGGGTTAGTCAAGGGGGAGGAGTGGTGGTGGAAGATCAAACTGAAACAAATGTGCATTTCACTGTCGAGTGTCATGGTACGTTGTGCTCCGAGAAAGATGGTGCTGCGGCTACTTTTGTATCAAGTCACTGGATTAAGTCTTGTCTGGAG GATGGATGCTTGCTGGATGTTGGTAGTCACATCCTCTATTCTCCACTTCCATGCCGAGTTCCTTTCCCTGCATTCCAGAGTTTTCGCTTCTGTGTTTCGCAGTATGATGAGAAAGAAAGACAGTTGCTGAGAAATTTGTGTTTTACAATTGGAGCCAAATTTGCTGAGAAATTGACTAAAAGGGTCACACATTTGTTGTGTAAATTTATCAGTGGCCCTAAATATGAGGTTGCATGTAAGTGGGGAATACAACCAGTCACTTGTGAGTGGATTTATGAGTGTATCAAGCTG AACAAAATTGTTTCTCCAGATCCATTTTATCCTAAGGAAGTCACTTCTGAAGATCGAGAAGCTGGGGTATGCACAACAAGCCAGTTTCCCACACAAGCTGTTAGGATGACATCTGGTGATACCTCTTCCCAGCCTCAAAGCCAGCCCCAAGAACTCATAAATCTGAGAACTGAAGCTTTTGCTGGTAGAAGTATTGCAAATGAAGAAATGAAGCATTCAAGTAGATGGAATAAGAAGGCAAGGCTCATGGTGGTTGAAGAAACCAATTGTTCATTGACCTGCGTATCAAATGAAAATAATGCATTCTGCGGGACAAATCCCCCAGAAAAGAACATGATAGGAAGTACTAAAGAAGGTTCTTCTGCAGTTCCTGATGTAGCTGCTGCTATAGAGGATTTATTGGAGCAAACAAGCAAG ATCCACGATCAAAAGTCTCCATCAAGAATCGAGTGTGATAAAGAA CTTTTTACATCTGGTTGTAACATTCTTGCTCAAGGTCATGGAGATCATCATACTACTCTTGGATTGTCTAACGACTGGACGAACAG GTTTGAGAAAAAAGATGATTCCCACGGTCATTCCGGAGATGCAACTGCAAATGTGTATGATCACTTTAGTGAAACACAGACAGACTCTCAG GTTGTTGGATATGCAGAAGACTTGTCTGGCAGACAAATGATTATCGATAGAGTACGAACAAGGAGTTCTGGCTTGACTTGA